The region TGGTGCTCGACCTGGGCGGCCGTGAGATCTGGATCTGGGGCAGCCCCGGCCACGTCATGAGCGAGTTCGCCTACTACGACACCTACACGCAGATCCTCTATACCGGTGATATGTTCTATCGCGGCCGCTGCTACATCAGCTTCTGGCAACCATGGTTCGACAGCATGACCCGGCTTATCAAGTTTCTCGACGACGGCCACCCCGTCACTCACATCGTGGGCTGCCATGTGGAGATGGGCAGCAAGGGCGAGGACTACCCCTACGGCGTCACCTGGCAGCCTGAGGAAGCGCCGTGGCAGCTCACCGTTGCAGAGTTGCGCCACGCCTACGAGATCGCCAAGACGATCACCAAGCCCGGCATCTACTTCACCGGCGGCGTCTACCTCTGCAATCAGACGCGAGGCACCACGACCATCGACAAGAATCCTTACGCCTATGAGACCTAGGCGCGGGTCAACCCAGTAGATCCTTGAAGTAAGCGTTGAGGAGACGGTCCGTTGGATCGTAGCTGCGTCGTGTCTGCTGCATCGTCGTAAGCCTGTCGCCATAGGCCTTTTGAACGATTGCCGGTGTCAGGCCATAGGTCTGGTTCAACAACGGAACACCATTCCGATCGCTGCAGAACTGGTTGTAGGCCGCCAGAAAATCAACCCAGCCATCGTTCGCGGTGGACACCGGATCGATCGTCATCACGGGCCCGTTGTACGAGTACGACAGCAGCGATTGCTGATCCTGCATGATCCAGTAACCCACATACAGCAGGTTTGAACGATAGCCCTTCTCGTTGTAGTAATCCTTCACGAACTTGAAGAAGTCCGAGATACAGACAGCATAGTCCGCCTCCGGAAACGCGAAGAGGCTGAAGGTATACCGGCTGTCATCGGAGACTGGCGGATAGTGAATGATCTGGTCGCCCGGTATCGTGTAATCCCCGCACACCAGGTTCTCAAGCTGAAAACGCCAGGTCGCGTTGAAGCCATCGAGGATGCCGTACCTAATCTTGGGTATGGAGATATTCTGCGACACGTCATGGCCAAACTTCGGTCCGGCGGAGCCCCAGAAGTGGTTCCGCAGCCCCCACGCACAATGGTCTGGGTCACCCGTTGCGCCTGGGTTGTACTTACGAAACTCGATCGTGATCTTGTTGTCGAAAGGAAAGATGTAATAGAACATCGATTCGCCGCGCGCCTTCAACTCAGGCAGCCTGGCGATGAAATCCTCCAACTCAAAGGTCTCGTGATGGACGGCCATAGGCAGAAGCGCGCGAATCTTATAAGTGACCTCATAGACGATTCCACATGTGCCGTAAGAGCAACGCATCTTCTTCATGAGATCGGGCTGATCTGCCTCGGTCACTTCAAGCAGATCACCGCTGGGCAGCACCATCTTCATCCCGGTCACATAAGAACCCACCTGGCCGTACTCTCCAGGCATGGAAGCGTCTTTGGTCCCCGCACACGCAGCGCTGCCGGAAGAGAGACTCCCAATCTCCGTATTCACATAAAACATCAGGTTCTTCGCTTCGAGCATCTTCGCCAGGTCAAGGTGAATCGCACCCGCCTCAACCGTCAGCGTGTCGTCGCCGACATTCAAAACCTTGTTCATCTTCATGCGGATCAGCGTGCCGCCATCAGCCACACCGCACGGTGACGTGGAGTGATTGGAGCCCACCACTCGTACCGGCGATGGGTACTGAACCGGGTCCTTCAGTACGCGCACAATGTCATCAACCGAGTTGGCATCCACTACCACCAGCGGATGCGACACAATATTTCCGAACCAGTTCGTCACCGTTATCTCTGCCATGGGTTCCTCTTCTAAATCAGTAAGCTGACTTACAGGCGCACAGACACAAAGCCTCAGAAGCCTGTATCGATCAAATTTTCCGTTGGGATTGGCCCGGGGCCTTGGGGACGTGTGGATGGCCGGATAAAGATGCGCGTGAGCAGAGAGCCCAACCTTCGCATCGGGAGGAATTTAGCAGCGCACAAATCTAAAGTCAAGCCAACAAACGGACTGTATGCTATTCTCACTCACGTCATCGCCAACACCCTCGTCATGGAGTGATGGTCTGCCACTGCAGTTCGGGCCCCGCAAGAAATCTTCGGAGGTCACCCTATGCGTGCCGGCCGCGTCCTCGTCTTTACAACTCTGCTTCTGCTTCTCACCGCATCCCTTGGCGCTCATCTGCATCGCACCCGCGCGCAGACCGGCTACGTCTGTCCGGACGGCTCAACGAACTGCTACCAGATGAGCTACGTCGGCCTCACTGACCTGCAACGCCAAGGCCGCGATACCTGGTACTTCTGGACCGGCGGCGACCGCAACCCGGGCGGCACCAACGTCGTCGGCGACCAGGCGCTCTGGCGTCACATTGCCACTGAAACTCACGGCCAGTTCGACCTCATCCAGTCCATTGACTCGCGTCACCGTGGCCAGCGCTTCAAGCAGTTCGGCATCATCAGCGACCCGGATTGCAGGAAGGCCTCCGCACCCGATCAGTACGGTCTCTGGATCGACGATTGCACCAGCATCAACACGCCTCCGCTCGGACCCGCCTTTGGCAAATCGGCAGGCATCATCGGCCTGCGCATCTTCCCCAATCCCAACTTCGATCCGAAGAAGTGGAACGTTGATGCCTATCGCAAAGACGCCGCATCGGTTGAGCCGCCGTACCTCGTCGGCATGACGTGCGCCATGTGCCACGTCGGCTTCAATCCCCTGCATCCACCGGCAGATCCCGAGAACCCGCAGTGGCATAACCTCAACCCAGGCATCGGCAACCAGTACTTCCGCGAGCAGATCTTCAGCGCCGCCAAGTTTCCCATGACGCAGTCGCTCCAGCCCAACGACTTCCGCTGGCAACTCGCACACAGCGAACCCGCAGGCACGTCGGAGACCTCGCAGGTCGCCACCGATCACATCTTCAATCCAAACACCATCAACCACATTGCGTACATCAACGATCGCCCCACACACGCTGAGGTTACAGCGGACGGCGTTCATCGCAATGTGTATCACATCCTCAAAGACGGTTCGGACTCCGTAGGCTCGGCCTGCCTGGACGATCCCACGCCGCACCCCGGCCAGGATGACACTGCCTGCGCCGCCTTGCGCGTGTATATCAACATCGGCGTCTGCGCCAACATCTGGACCACGTTGCAGGACCCCATCTACGGCCTGCAACGCCCGCAGTCAGCCTTCGATCCCAAGCAGGCGCGTCTCGATCCCAACTGCAACCAGGGCTGGACTGACACCGAAGCTCGCATGGGCGGGCTCGAATCCTTCCTCCGCACGCTTGCTCCCCTGCATCTTGCCGATGCCGATAACGGCCAGGCCTATCTCCCCAAAGACACCGCCGTCCTCACGCGAGGCAAGGCAGTCTTCGCCGAGCAATGCGCCTCATGCCACTCCAGTAAGCGGCCGCCCGCGGACAACGCGACCACGCAGGCAGAGTGGTTTCGCCAGGCAGTCATGGCAGACGATTTCCTACAGAAGAACTATCTCTCCGACGACGCACGCCATCCCATCTCAGAGATCAAGACCAACAGCGCTCGAGCCATGGGAACCAACGCGACGGCCGGCCACATCTGGGCCAACTTTTCATCCGATACCTATAAGCAACTTCCACCGGTACATATTGACGGCCTCGTCGATCCCTTCCACACCAGCTTGAAGCTCCTGCCCTTTGAAGCCACCGGCGGTCGCGGCTACTACCGCACGCCGAACCTGGCCAACATCTGGGCCACCGCGCCCCTGCTCCACAACAACTCCGTCGGCCTCTACAACGGAGACCCCTCCGTCGCGGGCAGGCTCGCAGCGTATCAGGATGCGATGGAGAAGCTGCTCTGGCCGGAGCGCCGCCCCGGCGTCAAATCCATCCAGCGCACCAGCCAGGCGAGCAAGTTCTTCTACGAGGAAGGCGGCTCGGTCTGCATCGCCAAAGGCACACCCGTCTCGCTTATCGCGAACGTAGACGTCGTCACGCCGGAGCACTTCCGCAAGGATGATTTCTTCACGCGCTTCTTCTGCAAGGTCACCGGCACCGGCCATCTCAATGCCCTGTTCCTGCTGGCCGATAACGCGCCAGACTTCGTCCAGGATCGCGGCCACACCTTCGGCGCGGAGCTCCCGGACGCAGACAAGAAGGCGCTCATCGAGTACATGAAGCTCTTCTAGCCACCCCATTGCGCTACCATCGAACGCATGGTCATCATCAACGGCGAATTCGTCGAACTCGAAACTCCCAGCGGCCCCATGCGCACGCACATCGTGCGCCCAGCCGCGCCGGGCCGCTACCCCGCCATCCTCTTCTACTCGGAGATCTTCCAGATCACTGCGCCCATCCGCCGCACCGCCGCGATGCTCGCGGGCCATGGCTACATCGTCGCCATGCCGGAGGTTTATCACGAGTACGAGCCCGCCGGCAGCATCCTGGCCTACGACCAGGCCGGCTCAGACCGTGGCAACTTCCTCAAGACCCACAAGCCCGTCGCGGCGTATGACGCCGACACCCGCGCCATGATCGACCATCTCGTCGCTCGCCCCGACTGCACCGGTAAGATCGGCGCGATGGGCATCTGCATGGGAGGCCATCTCGCCTTCCGCGCCGCGTTCAATCCGGAGATCGCCGGCACCGTCTGCTTCTACGCCACGGACATTCATACCGGCACGCTCGGTGAAGGCAAGCACGACGACTCCTTCGCCCGCGCCGCAGAGATCAAGGGCGAGCTCTTCATGGCCTGGGGCCGCCAGGACCCGCACGTCTCCACCGAAGGCCGCATGAAGCTGCTCGCACGCCTCAACGAGCTCAACACCCTGCTCAACTGGCATGAGGTCAACGGAGCCCATGCCTTCCTGCGCGACGAAGGCGTCCGCTACGACCCCGAACACGCCCACGCCATGATGTCGTTGACCTATGACTTCTTCCACCGCAAGCTAGGCCAGGGAGACCTGCCCGTCTAGCCTTCCGCAGTCCTGGTCAAGCCGCAGCGAGTCTCGTGCGGCTACCGCCAGCTAACCGCCAGATGCCACCGCAGCCCGCGGTCCTCAGTCTTCCGAAGCACCCGCGCATACTCCTTCAACTCATCGAGCACCATCGGCCCTTCACTGCCCAGCTTGTGCGGCTCCTCTGCCAGCGCGTCCACCAGCGCATCGATCGTCGTCAGCCCTTCAGCCCCGCCATACCACTGCGGAGGCGGCAGCCGCTTGATCAGCTCTTCGTTCCCCGCGCCCTCTTCAATCAGCAGCGACATGGAGTTCTCATCCGCCGAGAAGTACTCGATCAGCGGCTTCACGCCCAGCGAGAGCGCCAGCCGCTCCAGCGAGTCCTCATGCCGCGCCAGCAGCCTGCCGTTGACGAAGATGTCGAAGCCCGGGTCTTCCCCTTCGACCACGATGTAAAGCGAAGCAGCCATACGCAGAGTGTATGCCTGGACCCTGTTAATCCGCGCCCCTCAACTTCACCGGAGAACCCTCGGAGTCAGCCTTGGAGGCTAACCCAGCAGCTCCGCGCAGCAGCAGCCACACCGCCGCCGCCATCAACACCGCACCCAAAGCCGTATACCAACTCACGCTCGGATGCAGCACGATGAAGCTCTCGACGATCGTGATCAGCAGTACCAGGAAGTACCGCACAACGAAGCCCACCGGAGGCATCTCCCGCAGCAGCCACACGGCCAGCACAAGCAGCGGCCCATCGACGAACACCGCAATCGCCGCCTCCACCAGCAGCCCACGCCCATCCATCTGTGCCAGCCCCCGCCAGTCGGATGAAGCGGCCACGCCGCTCAGCACCGCGATCACGCCACTCACAACCGCAGTCGCCGCCATGATGCCCGTGCCGCGCAGCAGCGCATGAACCCGCACCGTGGCGATCCCCGCGAGCACAGCCCCGGCCACCAGCGCGCCCAGCCAGACCTTCCCGGCCACGGACGGCGGCATCGTAAACGGAATCATCAACCCCGCCCCTGCGAGCCCCGCCAGCGCCGGCCCCAGCAGCCCCCTGGCCCCATCGTCCACGCCAAAGCCACTCGCCTGCTGTGCGACCACGAACACCACCACCACCGGCACCAGCAGAAACACCAGCGTCTCGCTCAAGCTGGTCACCGCGCCCGCAGCCCCGTTGATCAGCAGATCCGGCAGCACGAACACCAGCGCCGCCGCCCCTGCAATCTCCAGCCAATCCATCAGGCTCTTACCGGCCCAACCCTCTCGCCGCTGCACAGCCCACGCAGCGAAGATCAGCACCAGCAGCCCATGATGCATCGCCTCCCGCACCAGCGAGGTTACTGGCGCAGGCACAGCTTGCTCCAGGAGCCAGCGAGACCCTGCGAGAAAACAAAACAGCCCAAACCCCAGCCAGACCTTGCGCCGCATTATTTCCACTCGTGCGGCACGGAGCCCGCCGGCGCATGCGCCTGGACCTCCGTGTAGCAAGCCTCGATGTCTCCCGACAGATCCTTCGGCACCCAGTTCGCATCCTCGCGCGGCAGTTCGATATGCATCTCCGCAGGTCTCTTCCCCGCTGCCGCTTCCCTGTTCACGGCCACAAACAAGTCCTTCAAAAACCTCTGCTGTCCCACAAGTATCTCCACTCCGTCCGCCTCACCATGCCCCGGCAGCACATGCACCGGCTTCAATGCCAGGGCCTTGTCGAGCACCGTTGGCCAATTTTCAATCGAAGCATCCCACAGCTTGTTCCTAG is a window of Granulicella tundricola MP5ACTX9 DNA encoding:
- a CDS encoding FAD-binding oxidoreductase: MAEITVTNWFGNIVSHPLVVVDANSVDDIVRVLKDPVQYPSPVRVVGSNHSTSPCGVADGGTLIRMKMNKVLNVGDDTLTVEAGAIHLDLAKMLEAKNLMFYVNTEIGSLSSGSAACAGTKDASMPGEYGQVGSYVTGMKMVLPSGDLLEVTEADQPDLMKKMRCSYGTCGIVYEVTYKIRALLPMAVHHETFELEDFIARLPELKARGESMFYYIFPFDNKITIEFRKYNPGATGDPDHCAWGLRNHFWGSAGPKFGHDVSQNISIPKIRYGILDGFNATWRFQLENLVCGDYTIPGDQIIHYPPVSDDSRYTFSLFAFPEADYAVCISDFFKFVKDYYNEKGYRSNLLYVGYWIMQDQQSLLSYSYNGPVMTIDPVSTANDGWVDFLAAYNQFCSDRNGVPLLNQTYGLTPAIVQKAYGDRLTTMQQTRRSYDPTDRLLNAYFKDLLG
- a CDS encoding dienelactone hydrolase family protein, whose amino-acid sequence is MVIINGEFVELETPSGPMRTHIVRPAAPGRYPAILFYSEIFQITAPIRRTAAMLAGHGYIVAMPEVYHEYEPAGSILAYDQAGSDRGNFLKTHKPVAAYDADTRAMIDHLVARPDCTGKIGAMGICMGGHLAFRAAFNPEIAGTVCFYATDIHTGTLGEGKHDDSFARAAEIKGELFMAWGRQDPHVSTEGRMKLLARLNELNTLLNWHEVNGAHAFLRDEGVRYDPEHAHAMMSLTYDFFHRKLGQGDLPV